One genomic segment of Deinococcus aestuarii includes these proteins:
- a CDS encoding ABC transporter ATP-binding protein — MTAYENVVAAEQNAPGEVILTVQGLNKFFPAPYSPIDRLRGVPKRVVRALNDVNLDVRRGETLGLVGESGCGKSTLARCLVRLHTADAGSVTFEGRDVLGLRGSELRAYNRRVQMIFQDPFSSLNPRMTVGQTLREALSVHKMRPPAEIPARVRELLSLVGLPPEAEGRLPHEFSGGQRQRIGIARALAVEPQCLVADELVSALDVSVQAQVVNLLLELQERLGLTVLFVAHDLRLVRHLSHRVAVMYLGSVVEVAGTDDVFERPKHPYTQALLAAAPKLDPAHRTDAPAVEGEIPSPLNVPSGCPFRTRCPHAFERCVTEKPALLETDPGQYVACHLYDPRPGQVAR, encoded by the coding sequence ATGACGGCTTACGAGAACGTGGTCGCCGCCGAGCAGAACGCACCCGGCGAGGTCATCCTCACCGTGCAGGGGCTGAACAAGTTCTTCCCGGCGCCGTACTCACCGATAGACCGGCTGCGCGGCGTTCCAAAACGGGTCGTCCGCGCCCTCAACGACGTGAACCTCGACGTGCGGCGGGGCGAGACGCTGGGGCTGGTGGGCGAGTCGGGGTGCGGCAAGTCCACCCTCGCGCGCTGCCTGGTGCGGCTGCATACCGCCGATGCGGGCAGCGTCACCTTCGAGGGCCGGGACGTGCTGGGGCTGAGGGGGTCGGAGCTGCGGGCGTACAACCGCCGGGTGCAGATGATCTTCCAGGACCCCTTCTCGTCCCTCAACCCACGCATGACGGTGGGGCAGACGTTGCGTGAGGCGCTGAGCGTGCACAAGATGCGTCCTCCTGCCGAGATTCCCGCCCGGGTGCGCGAACTCCTCTCCCTCGTCGGCCTGCCCCCGGAGGCGGAGGGACGGCTCCCCCACGAGTTCTCGGGCGGGCAGCGGCAGCGCATCGGCATTGCCCGCGCTCTCGCCGTCGAGCCCCAGTGCCTCGTCGCGGACGAACTCGTCTCGGCCCTCGACGTGAGCGTGCAGGCGCAGGTCGTGAACCTGCTGCTGGAGTTGCAGGAGCGGCTGGGGCTGACGGTGCTCTTCGTCGCGCACGACCTGCGGCTGGTGCGTCACCTCTCGCACCGGGTCGCGGTGATGTACCTGGGGTCGGTGGTGGAGGTCGCGGGCACGGACGACGTGTTCGAGCGGCCCAAGCACCCCTACACCCAGGCCCTCCTCGCCGCCGCCCCGAAACTCGACCCCGCGCACCGGACGGACGCGCCCGCCGTGGAGGGCGAGATTCCCAGCCCCCTGAACGTGCCGAGCGGCTGCCCCTTCCGCACGCGCTGCCCGCACGCCTTCGAACGGTGTGTAACGGAAAAGCCTGCGCTGCTGGAGACAGACCCGGGACAGTACGTCGCGTGTCACCTGTACGACCCACGCCCGGGGCAGGTCGCCCGATGA